TCGAGTACATTATTTGGGGGCCAATTTACCGATTCCTGAATTAGCGGCCTATTGTGACCGGAACCGTCCCACCTGTGTGTTGCTTTCTGTGACAATGATGGAGTCTTCAGAGGAAGCCCTCGCCCTGGCACAAGAAATAGCCGGTACCATTGTCCCGCTTACTCCAGTCGGTTTAGGGGGCCAGGCTATCCAAGCTCATGCTGAGGCATTTTTGCAGGAAAATATCATCGTCTTTCAGGACTTGAAGGCTCTTGATCGTTTTGTGGTTTCTCTCAAGCACTAAGCCTTCCTCCATTTGTTTTAGAGAATTTTTTCCCTTCCGATATTCCCTGTTTCATATTTGAGAAAGCTTTGATATGGTGCCCTTTTCCGCCATTCAGAGGCGATAGAATTCGAATGGCATGTTCCTGAATCAAGGCATTCAAAATGAGCAGAGCTCATTGCCTGAGACAATGATTTGAGGGAGGCTGCAGGGTTATGGAAAACGACTTGTATCAAATCATCTATGCCAGTGCAGCAACACGGCGAATTGAAGAAGACGAGCTACTGTCGATGTTGAAACACGCACGTAATAAAAACAAGCAACTTGGAATCACGGGTATGTTACTTCATTGTGATGGATCATTTATTCAGGCACTTGAGGGGCCCAAAGACCAGGTGATGAATATGCTTGGGGTCATTCGGCAGGATTCTCGCCACAATCGAATTGTGGTGTTATTTCAAGGTCCGATCAAGAACCGGAGTTTTTCCCAATGGTCAATGGGGTTCAACAGACCTTCCAAAGAAAAACTGGCAACGAGCGAGGGGTATACCCCCTATCTTGACGTAGGCGATGATTCCCAGGCCATTAACAATTACTCCAGTGTCGCCCTAAAATTAATTGGCGCGTTTCGTGAACTATCTGATAAACAATCTTCATCCATGGAGGGCTAACTCCATGCTCACTTGCATATTCTTCCGGAACATAGACCGGACCCTACCTATTTCGAAAACACTGCTGTGAAAGGACGGGTTCCCGCCCATAACACACGGGGTGCTTTGTCTTGTGCGAATGACTTTTTTGCAACGATGTCGTTACTCTTCAATTTTCTAAGACATGTCGGTGGACCCTCTACCTTCAAAGACATGACCCTTTCCTCTCTGAGCAATACGTGGAAGTGTCCCTGATTTAAAATGTCTGGAGCCTCATGTGTTCTCTCCCACCCCCTTCATGCATGTTTAAATGGCTTTTGTGATCAAAAATGAATCTCGGTCCGAGGTATCGCATGGGTTGAGATGTGCTGGAATAAAGGAATGTGTGACTTCTGAAGCAAGGTCTACCATGTTGAGACATCAAGAAATTGCGCCAACACCCGAAAGAACAATATGCCACTCCCGGTCCTCTGCTCTGAAGATTCTCCACCTCACGCTCCACCCCGGTTGAAACCCTGGCGGCACGCATGGTCGGCGGTCCTGATCGTTGGATGTTTCTATGTTGTTCAGGCCCTTGGGATCTTCATGGTTTCCGCTGTGGGCGGGGCGGTGGAGACGTTGGTCGGGGGAATTGACGTCGGGGCGCAGTTTGGCACGGTACCTCAGTATAAGGAAGTTTGGTTACTTCCCCTGTCGTTATGTGTGGGGACATTGGGAGCCATGATGGTGTCGATAGACCTGGCGAGACGGCGAGCGGTCCTATCTTCGAATGCAAATGGGTTCAGTGAGCTACTTGGGAAATCCTATGATTTTCGAAATCTGTGGCGTTTTGTTTTGATGGGATTAGCCTTGGGTTTTGGATTTGTTGCCTTTACTGAATATGGTGGGCTCCCAGCGGACGATCTTCCTCAACCGCTCTTTGATGCCATGATCAGTGCGCCTCCTTCGTTACAGACTTTATGGGCTTTGATGATTGTTGGGGTATTTCCTGTTGTGGAAGAGGTGCTCTTCCGGGGGATTTTGTTTACCGGAATGTCGGAATCCTGGGGACCGGGTTTGGCTGGTTTCATGACCACGATGATCTTTGTTGGAGTGCATATGCCGAAAGTGCTTGAGTATTGGCCGGCACTATTAGCCGTTTCATTGGTTGGTTCGTTGACGATCCTGTTACGCATTCGAACAGAAAGTCTTGTGCCAGGAATCGCGCTCCATGGCACATATAACGGCGTTTTAGTCATGGTAGCGTTTCTGACGCAAGCCACTTCGTAGTGCATCCGGTTTTCGTGGGGGTTTCGTTGTAAGCGTTTTCCTAAACTGATTGAATAGGTCTTTAGCCCTGATTGACAGGGGCTGACATGTCTGCTAAATAATTTACTAGCAACAATGAAGTTGCTGGTCATTTAGCAAAGATGTGTTTTTGGACAATGATCGTCCAATTCCTTTTCAAGGGATTGGGCGTTTTTTTTTGCCGAATGCGAAACATGGGGTGATGGGTTCAGGGAACTGACGTATTGATCCGACAATCTTCCGAAACGAACGGTGTAATAATTCGGTAGGAACAAAGAAATCAGACTTCATCATTTCGAGGAGTGAATGGTGGGGGAAGTGGCAAAGGCGCCACTGTTTGGGCAAGGCGGATTAATCCGGCCTTAGACCAGGCAGTTGGCGCTTTTTTATTATGCGGATTACGGAATAACAGAATAAGGAGAGAGTCATGCATACGGGGGATGTCGAACGAATGGTTCAGCTGGCAGAGAAGAAAGTGGGGTACTTCCGAAGTAATCCTATTGGGTACCTGGTCTTATCCGCCCTGGCAGGCATTTATCTCGGTTTTGGGATATGTTTGATTTTCAGTGTGGGCGCTCCATTTTGGGCCGAAGGATCAGCCGGGTTTAAACTAGTGATGGGCGTGTCCTTTGGCATTGCGCTGACGCTGGTTATCTTTGCGGGTTCGGAACTGTTTACCGGAAATAATATGGTGTGTGCTCTTGGTGCTTTGGCCAAGGCCATCACGATGAAACAGGTCGGTCAGATTTTTTTCTGGTCGTTTGTGGGTAACCTCGCGGGATCAATGGGGTTGGCATGGTTGGTCGTACAATCTGGGGTGGTGGGACAGGCGCCTCAAAGCGATCTGCTGCTCAAGGTGGCCGCGCTTAAAATGAATCTTCCGATGTGGGAGCTGTTTATCCGCGGGGTTCTTTGTAACTGGCTCGTCTGTTTGGCAGTGTGGACGGCATCCCGCACGACCAATGATGTCGCGAAGATCATGCTGATTTTTTGGTGCCTCTTCGCATTCATCGGAAGTGGGTTTGAGCATAGCATTGCCAACCAATCGCTCTTGGGCATTGCCTTGTTTCTCCCGCATGGCCCGGATATTTCCTGGACCGGTTTTTTGTGGAATCAGTTGTGGGTCGTATCGGGAAATATCGTCGGTGGTGCCGTATTTATGGGAGGAGCCTATTGGATCATCAGTCCTGTGCGTGGGTGGATCAAGAAAGCAGAAGCCGTAGCGGAAGTTGCGTCACTTGAATCGTCACGGAGGATTCCTGTACCAGCGGAGAGGGAGTTATTGTCTCAGCCCCTGGCAGTTGGGCGGGAGAATTAGGAACTAGAGCAGGTCGTGTGACTGAATCGAGAAAGAAACGTGAAAGGATTCTGATGAATAAGATTGAGGTGCTCAAAGGCGAAAAAGACGGGTTGGACATCAAAGAGGATATTGCCCGATATGCTGAATCGGGGTGGGAGGCGATCCCGGATGAAGATATTCAACGGCTGAAATGGTATGGACTATTCCTTCGAAATCCCACACCGGGGCTTTTTATGATCCGGGTCCGTATTCCAGGAGGAAGAACCACTTCGGTCCAATTACGCACATTGGCGCATCTGGCCAACACCTATGGAAATGGCGTGTTGGATCTGACGACCCGTCAGCAGTTTCAGTTGCGGCATCTGAAGATCGAGCATGTCCCGGAAGTCTTTCGTCAAATGGAAGAGGCGGGCCTTTGTTCGTTGCAAACCGGCATGGACAATGTTCGCAATATCATGACCTGCCCGGTGGCCGGGTTAACCACGCAAGAACAACTCGATGCAACAGACCTGGTGAAACGGCTGACAGAAGCACTGGTGGGACATCGGGCTTATTCGAATCTTCCTCGAAAGTTTAATTTGGCCATCACCGGTTGTCTCGACAATTGTTTACACCTCGAAACTCAAGATCTGGCACTGGTTCCGGCAATGCTGGAGGGACGGGACGGAGCGGTCATCGGGTTTAACCTGTTAGCGGGGGGGAAACTCGGCTCTGGGGGGTATCGCATTGCCACTCCGCTAGATGTATTCGTCAGCCCCCAGGAAGTGGTGGCCGTGACCGGAGCCATCCTTCGCGTCTTTCGGAATCATGGATGCCGGGACTCGCGCACGACTGCCAGACTGGCTTTTTTATTGGATGACTGGGGTGAAGAACGGTTTCGCATGGAAGTTCAGCGGGAAGTGGGATGGGAATTATCGCGAGCAGGAACCGATTCACGGAAGCACTCCGTCAATGATCATATGGGGGTCTACCGGCAAAAGCAGTCCGGCTTGAACTACGTGGGACTCAAAATTCCCGTTGGCCGTATTCAGGGGGATGATTTACACGGAATAGCCGGCCTGGCTGAATCCTACGGCACAGGGGAACTCCGTCTGGCGGCTAATCAAGCCGTGGTTATACCACATGTTTCTGACCGCGTCTTAGGAGACCTTACGGAAGAGCCTTTATTAGAACGCTTTGTCTACAATCCCACGCCGGTACAAAAAGGATTAGTCAGTTGTGTAGGAAGCGACTACTGTAATCTTGCTGTCATCGAATCAAAAAGCCGAGCGGTGGAAACGGCAAAACGAATTGAAGCGAGCATCGGCGCGGAGATGAAACCCATCACCATGCACTGGTCGGGATGTCCCGCCGGTTGCGGCAATCATCTGGTGGCGGATGTGGGTCTGTTAGGGAAAAAGATCAAAGTTAAAGGGCAGATTGTCGAAGCCGTGGATATCTTTGTCGGCGGCCGGTCCGGTCCCGATCCCAAACCGGCCATTAAGTTGCTGGAGGATGTCCCGTGCGACACCCTGGCGGAGGTCCTAAGCGGAATCCTTCCGTACCATTCTCGGGAGAAAATGCATCGCACAAAGGCTAAGACCATAAGTAAACGCAGCATACCCCGGCGTGCCATTGAGCCAAAAAATCCAATCAGCGGACAAAGCGAAACGTCTGCGGCCATGCTCACATCAACAAGTATGAATTGAGCCACTATTTGGTTGGAAGCTTCTTCCATCCATTGTGTGGACGTAGCACGGGTTCAAAGGTATTCTGGTATTGTGCTCATATGGATTGTCTATTAACGAATGATTAAGCTTCTTGCCAAACTACTTCGTGTCCTGAATTCCGAGACCGAGCCGGGCCAACTCTCGTTGGGATTCTGTTTTGCCATGATCGTTGGGCTTACCCCGCTTCTGAGCTTGCACAATCTCTTTGTGCTCCTGTTGGTATTTATCCTGCGTGTGAATCTATCGGCTTTTCTGTTGGGGCTGGCGCTGTTTACCGGGATGGCTTATCTCCTTGATCCGCTCT
The sequence above is a segment of the Nitrospira sp. MA-1 genome. Coding sequences within it:
- a CDS encoding formate/nitrite transporter family protein, whose translation is MHTGDVERMVQLAEKKVGYFRSNPIGYLVLSALAGIYLGFGICLIFSVGAPFWAEGSAGFKLVMGVSFGIALTLVIFAGSELFTGNNMVCALGALAKAITMKQVGQIFFWSFVGNLAGSMGLAWLVVQSGVVGQAPQSDLLLKVAALKMNLPMWELFIRGVLCNWLVCLAVWTASRTTNDVAKIMLIFWCLFAFIGSGFEHSIANQSLLGIALFLPHGPDISWTGFLWNQLWVVSGNIVGGAVFMGGAYWIISPVRGWIKKAEAVAEVASLESSRRIPVPAERELLSQPLAVGREN
- a CDS encoding CPBP family intramembrane metalloprotease, giving the protein MPLPVLCSEDSPPHAPPRLKPWRHAWSAVLIVGCFYVVQALGIFMVSAVGGAVETLVGGIDVGAQFGTVPQYKEVWLLPLSLCVGTLGAMMVSIDLARRRAVLSSNANGFSELLGKSYDFRNLWRFVLMGLALGFGFVAFTEYGGLPADDLPQPLFDAMISAPPSLQTLWALMIVGVFPVVEEVLFRGILFTGMSESWGPGLAGFMTTMIFVGVHMPKVLEYWPALLAVSLVGSLTILLRIRTESLVPGIALHGTYNGVLVMVAFLTQATS
- a CDS encoding ferredoxin--nitrite reductase, yielding MNKIEVLKGEKDGLDIKEDIARYAESGWEAIPDEDIQRLKWYGLFLRNPTPGLFMIRVRIPGGRTTSVQLRTLAHLANTYGNGVLDLTTRQQFQLRHLKIEHVPEVFRQMEEAGLCSLQTGMDNVRNIMTCPVAGLTTQEQLDATDLVKRLTEALVGHRAYSNLPRKFNLAITGCLDNCLHLETQDLALVPAMLEGRDGAVIGFNLLAGGKLGSGGYRIATPLDVFVSPQEVVAVTGAILRVFRNHGCRDSRTTARLAFLLDDWGEERFRMEVQREVGWELSRAGTDSRKHSVNDHMGVYRQKQSGLNYVGLKIPVGRIQGDDLHGIAGLAESYGTGELRLAANQAVVIPHVSDRVLGDLTEEPLLERFVYNPTPVQKGLVSCVGSDYCNLAVIESKSRAVETAKRIEASIGAEMKPITMHWSGCPAGCGNHLVADVGLLGKKIKVKGQIVEAVDIFVGGRSGPDPKPAIKLLEDVPCDTLAEVLSGILPYHSREKMHRTKAKTISKRSIPRRAIEPKNPISGQSETSAAMLTSTSMN
- a CDS encoding BLUF domain-containing protein, translating into MENDLYQIIYASAATRRIEEDELLSMLKHARNKNKQLGITGMLLHCDGSFIQALEGPKDQVMNMLGVIRQDSRHNRIVVLFQGPIKNRSFSQWSMGFNRPSKEKLATSEGYTPYLDVGDDSQAINNYSSVALKLIGAFRELSDKQSSSMEG